AGACCGCTATCCGGCACGTCAGATGGACGCAGGATGCGACGGATTTGATCTAGGCTGTGCAGCTCTGGACTAAGGCCGCCGTGCATGCACAGAATGCGTCCGTTGATGAGACCAGCTACCGGCATGCAGTTGAAGGTGTCAGTAAAGAGCTTCCAGAGCTTTACGCTGTAGCGGCGCTTGCACTCGTCGAAGAAGCCGTAGATGCGAttgatgctgctgctctcatGGTTGCCACGGAGAAGGAAAAAGTTGTTGGGGAAGTTCAGCTTGTAGGCGAGCAGCAGACAAACGGTTTCTAGTGACTGCTCACCACGGTCAACGTAATCGCCGAGGAAGATGTAGTTACTATCCGGCGGGTAGCCGCCAAGCtcgaagaggcgcagcaggtcgTGATACTGTCCGTGTACATCACCACACACGTTCACCGGGGCCTCTATCTCAATCAGCATCGGCTGCGACATGAACAACTTTCGCGACTCCATCACGAGGTacaccacctcttcctccgtcATCTCCCCCGTCGCGAACTCCCGCGGGTCGGAAATGCTGCTACTGCTGAGGCCTCGAGTGCGACCGGTGCGATTGGCCGAATCTGCCTtgggtgccgcagccgcaaccGCAGCTGCCGTCTCTGCCTGGAAGGCCTGCAGCCGCGACTGCCTTGAAAAAGACGAGAGAGGGCTATTCGCATCTCGTTTcagcgcggcggtgttgtGGGCCgggttcagcagcagcttgccGATAATGACCTCTGCCTTTGAAAGCCCAATCATTGTCTCGCAGCTCGACTAGAATTATGGCACCTATAAGCTTCTCAATGTTGCACGTGCACGAGTGCGACAACTCGCAGATCGCCACCAGCACTTTACCAAGAGAGACAAAAAATGAGATGTAGGCGATTACCAGCCACTTAACAAGGCTGACGGGGCCGATGCATGCACCGGGTGAGTGCGCATGCAGTGATGACGGCAGAGTGCAGCGTGGTAAAGCAGCCGAGCAGAAACAAGGCGGCGAAACAGAGGGTGTTGACGATCGTCAGCAGGGGAGTGCgcaagggaaggggaaggggtgggggcacaGGAAGGGACGCATGCTTTGTCGCGTCGATTTTTGgcatcttcctcctctccgcaGCGACGTGCGCAGAAAAGTGCCACGGCAACGTACATCATTTGTTTGCCCTTCTATATACATGTACATATAGATATATGTATCTATATATggatgtatgtatatgtagatatatgtgtgtgtatgtgcaaATGTGCGAGACAGCCATGCAAAGGTctggcggagctggtgctTCGTCGGAAAATTTGGCACAGTGTCCGCTCACCGCCGTGCACCCGTatcgcccctcctcctcctccacccagCTTCAGTGTGCACCCGTAAACCAAATACCAGTCCGCATCCAACAACGGAGCACGAGACGAGACGcagaggaaggagaaggcATCATACGTAATCCGCTGAGAAAGGACCGCAACGGAGGGAGTGGCATACCACGACCTGCGTCAAAACaggcgcctctctctctctcttgctgcagCACCCTTTTCGTCCCTCCGCATCACTGCCCTTTGCCGCgcgtcgtcagcgccgtcCAGCGATTTCaagaggcgcgcgcgcacacggaggGGTGCCTGCGTTGCACAAGCATCTTTGTTGCCCCAAAGGCAGAGGACGCACACAACGATCACGCTCACCCTTTCTTCATTTTGCGCTACGCCTTGTCGACAGGGGTCCAGTTCTTTATGGAGATGCCTTCCACCACGTTTGAGCACCGGGCTCCGCGACCGACCAGCATCGCCGCGCATTCTATCACCCCTGACACCAGTGACGGGTAGGCGGGGTTGTGCTTGAGCATTGTGTACACGGACTCGTTTTTGAGGATCGGCAACGAGGCCACCTCCACGACGGAGCCGGCATGCGGCCCcacggcacgcacacccaaCACTCGCTTCTCGCGGTCATTCGTCACGATCATCTTCACAAACCCGTCCTTCGCCCCCATCACGATGGGGCGCGTGAGGTGCTTGTACTCGAGCCTCGCCACAATGTAGCCAATGCCACTCGCACGGCACTGCTTCTCGCTTAGGCCAATGCTTGCCACCTCATCCTCCAGGAACATGTCGGTTGCAATGTTCGTGAGGGCGTTGTTGCTTACAGCCAGCTTGGGGGAGCAGCCAAACATGGTGTCCACAACTGCCTGGCCTGCCGTTTGGGCGGTGTTTACCGTCTTCTGCCTCCCTGTAGCGTCTCCAATGCAGTAGATGTGCTTGTACGGCTTGCAGCGGCCGTACTCGTCGCAGTCGAGCTGCCCGTTCTCAACTCGCATCTTCGTATTCTCCAGACCCAGCGCCCCAAGGTTGGGCTGGCGtcccaccgccaccatggCGCGCTCGGCGTGGTAGGTCTCGATGTCTCCACTGAAGATGTCGCGCAACGAGTACCGGCAGTCCTCCTCGCCAGCCTCCAGGTCAAAGAGTCGGCAGCCCTGGTGAATGACAACGCCACGACGGATGAGGTGACGCTGCACATACGACGcgacgtcctcgtcctccttcGGCAGAATACGCGGGGCCTTGTCTACCAAGCGGACCTTGGTGCGTCCCAGCTTGGCGAACATCGACGCGACCTCGCACCCCATCGCCCCAGCGCCGATCACCACCATACTCGCTGGTATCGGCATCTCAAAGAGGCTAGTGGAGTTCAGGATGCGGTTGTGGTCGCACTTGGCAAAGGCGTGGCTGCGCGGGATTGCACCGGTCGCGATGACGACGTTGTCGGCTTGAAGAGAGCGATACTCGCCAGTGCCCTCCGTGTGAACGTCGATTTCGTTCGGATTGGCGAATGTTGCCTTACCCTCAATCAGCTGCACTCCCGATGCCTCCAAAAATGCGCGATACTCGCGCTCCTTCCCCGTGCACGTCttccgcagcagctgcgtgatgCGCTCGCTGGGGATGCCGTCGACAATACTCTGCATCTCATCCGGCTTCACCAAGTCCCGCACAAACTCCGGGCCCGTCAGGGAGGCCGCGAAGTGGGCGATCTCATACATCATTTTAGACGGCACAGTGCCGCCCAAGTCCGCGCCACCGACACGGCCGCCCTCGACGATGCAGACCGATTTGCCGTAGCCGATGGCGCGCATGGCAGCCGCGATACCGCCGGGGCCGCCTCCGATGACGCAGAGGTCCACCCGAGGAAAGGCCCCAGCGCTGCGAAGCACCGGGAACGGCACATTACACTGAACAGAAGAGCGGAACAACATCTTCACTGCTGCAGAAACCGGGGAAAAAGGCAAGGatggcgcgacggcgcagcgaggcggacAAGACGAGGACGGTAGCTCGTAACAGTAAGGATCCGAGGCGAATTGGCTGGCCCtgctccctccccaccgcgGTGAGTCGCTTGGCGAAGGAAGGCAGAGCGGGTCCGAAAGCAACGGTGGCACCAGCTGTGTGTTTGGGctgagagggagaaagggaaagaGTGCGGTCAGTTCTAAAGGAGTGCGGGCGAGGCTTCTGAGGCCCCCATGGGCGTTTTCGCCTCGACCTGACGATTCTCTCCCACAGAGCATGAGGTCCCCTCCACGCTACGGGCGGCCGTGTCACCAGGCCCTGTCGCGTGCTGCAGTGCAGTGGTAGACACACACGGTATAGCAATGCGCGGATTCGGTCATTGGAGAGCATGGCCTCTGACTCGAGCgctacccacccacacatTGCTTCACAGGTAGCGCCGTACTGCATCCTTCCGGGTGGCACGCAGGCTCCCTAACCAGGAGGTAGTGCGAGGGTTGTGTgagatacgctcgagtcgtCTTGACGCCTTGCCTAATCATACGGATACTACAAGCATGTTCATGGCCGCAGGTGTGGTCCGATGCAACACCATCCACAACCTGgacgccgacatcagcagcgatgaaTAAATCTTACCTTCCGTCGACACCATAGGCACTTGGCCTTGTCACTACAGGAAGTTGTTTGACATTTTGGCAGCGTTATAGAGGGAGGCTGCTTGAAGCCCCCTCACAGATAGGGGGGGGGTACTGAGCCCTGAGACACCACGCGCTGAGAGGTGTGTGTCCTCTCGCCATCGGGGCGCATAGAGACACAGAAATAGCAACGATCGTGCCAACGAgggaaggcgaggagagagaaggaggtgagGTGACGAAGGCTGCACGTGAGCGTTCGTGAATCAGTGGAAGTCTAGCGACATCGTGGAGAGCACAAGGCGTgaggagctgctggtggaACGATAAGGCTCGCTATGGCACGGTGTTCGTGAGGTGTGgacacgtgtgcgtgtgcatctACGAATGGCTGCTGTCTACCTTGTCGACCATGAATTGCGTGCATAAAATCAAAGAAGGGGCGAAGAAGAGATGAAGAGCAGAACACAAGTGCAGTTCAGCGGCTCAAACGGTGTGccggtggggggaggggggcgccTCCTTGAATCGCCACACAACGCGCACCGAGTGCTCGCACACCGCCGTTCTTGCAGAGAGGCGTCGACAATCTTGAAAGCGTCTTCTGATACGTGTCTACCTACTCATACAAAAGAGAGAGTTTTGGCATGCAGCCGGTAACTCCACATGCACGTGCCGTCGTTCACGTTTCGTTCCGATCGATTCAGCGaagaagggggtggagggcgaACATACACCGCGCAatatacacacgcacacagaacagacgcctcctccgccaagGGCACACATGCAGAAGCGAGAACTCTCGATGGCAACACAACAACAGAAGCCGAGCGGAGGCGCGACGGGtggctctgcagcagcgtagacgcacacgcaatcCGACCTGCCGTATAGAAAGGCTCAATGAGGCGGGGAGGACCGCAAGAGACGTGTCAAGGCATGCACAGACCTTGTGCGTGCATTTACCTCTCACCAGCAACACGCATACCTTACGGCGGCTAGTCCGCGCTGCACTGGCACTCAAGGCAGCCTCTTCACTAACCGAAGAAGGCGCCGGGGTTGTGGTTCCCGGAAGGAACACCGCCGTCGGTGTGGCGCGTCGCACCGCTGGCAGCCTCCACCGAAGCAGGTGATGCCCAACAGCGCTGCGCTAGTGAATCACCCAGCCGCTTTGCCTGGGACTGCTCTCGCCCGGAGCCGTCGCCTTTCCCTTGTACGCCACCCCCCTGCTCATGTCAGGTGGTGTCCACTTCGTCAGCTTGACACCGCGCGCCGGATCTGCATGTAGCTGTGCGGAGAGGTCTAGAATGGACCGCAGACACTCCTGGAAGGCCTGTGAGACGGCTGGATACGCGGTCAGGCGCCCGGCGAGGTCGAAGACGCCCTGACCGTTTTGAATGGCCAATGCGCCAATATCCACGAGTGTGCTCGCGTTCATGCCCAACGCCCGCACACCGAGGATGCGCCGCTCCGGGTCGTCGGCACAGATGATTTTCACGAAGCCCTTCGTGTtggcagcagccacggcgcGGCTGACGACCTCGTAGCTGTACCGCGCAGCAATGTAGGCGATGCCCTTCTCCCGGCATTGCGACTCGTTATACccgacggaggcgacggcgcgggtCAGGAAGGCAACGCTGGACATGGTCTCCGTCAAGTTCGGCACCACCTTTGGCTCCGTGCCGTAGATGTAGTCCACGGCGAGCTTCGCCTGGGCCTCGCCCATGCTGACGAGCTGCATGTGCGTAGCGGCGTCGCCAACGGCGAAGATGTGTGGCGTGCCAACGCACTGGCCAAACTCGTTCACGTGCAGCTGGCTGCCACGTGTCTTGAGAGTGGTGTTCTCGATACCGAGGCGGGAGTAGTCCGGCACCCGGCCGATCGAGATGAGGGCACGCTCCACCTGGAACGTTGTCAGTTTCCGCGTCGTGCGATCCATCACAGTGTACTGCACGCCAGACTGCGGCGCGGGGTCGGCCGGGTGccgcgccttcgcctcctccaccgtctcTTCCCACGGCTGCATATCATAGAGGTCGGAGTTGTGGTGGACAACGATGCCAGCGCGGTCCATTCCACTCTCGATCATGCGAACAATGTCGGGGTCCTCCCGTGGCAGAATGTGCGGCGCCTTGTCGATGATGGAGACTTTCGTTTTGCCGAGGCGGCCGATGATGCTGGCAAACTCGCAGCCGATCACGCCAGCGCCCACGATCACCAAGCTCTTCGGCAGCGGGGCTCGCATGATGTGGTCGGAGGTCATCACCAACCGCCCGTCTGCTGCCACGTAAGGGTGCTTGCGTGGCTTCGATCCGGTGGCGACGATGAAATAGTCCGCCGTGATGCTGCGGAACTCCTTCGTCCGCTTGCTATGGCACTGGATCTCGTGGTTGCTGCTAAAGGTCGCTCTGCCAAGCACGAGTTCTACGTTCGGTGAGGCTTTGAGTGCGGCCTGGATCTGCTCCTCGCGGATGCGGCTCACTTGTTCCATTGACTGCCGCATCTTGACCTCGTCAATCTCGAGGTAGCGATCGAGGCTCTCGCCGTAGAGGCGCATGGCTGCATCGCCGCGCATCTTGGCCATGATAGCCGAGCACTCCCACATGGTCTTCGACTGCAATGCGCCGTCCCACAAGTCGTTGCCTCCAAGCCGCGCCTTCTCCacgacgcagacgcgctTGTTGTAATCGGCCGCccgcagtgccgccgcaATGCCAGCAGGGCCACCGCCGATGACGCACACGTCGAAGTGCGCCTTGTcccgcgacgcagcggccGAGTCGCGAGGGCGGGTGAGAGCGTACAgtgtgcggcgcagcattACGACAGACGGAGAGTGGACTACTGCGGTGGAgggtgtgtatgcgtgggGGAGGGCCAGAAACGGAAGAACATGGAGAGTGAGAGGAAGTCAAGGCGGTGACACGCGGGCAAAGAGAAAGGGAAGCAAGAGGCAAGCAAGACGAGGACATTTTGGATGGTCCGGGGAGGTGAGCCCTAAACACAGGGGCGGTCGTagtccgccgcggcggagagggGCGACTTCGGCGCACACCATGGAGAGGCTGACGTGCTTGTCTTTTGCGTCCCCGCGGAGGGCATGTGTCGACGCCTCGGTGTACAGAGTGCGTGGTGCGGCGCGTGGTGGAATAGCCTAGAACACgagagggcggaggaggtgacagtgcgtgcgtgagcacTTACACTAGCGGGGCTCCGCCGAACCAGAGGAGAAGAACGACGAGCGTCCGTATAAACGTTGGCCTTCCTGTGGTTTGAGAGGTGCAGAGGAGACGCACGACGGAGTCGCAAAGTGCAGCAAGGGACAATGGCGTGAGTAGAGGTGCTGTGGAAACACGACTCTAGCGCGACCGACTTACGCCCGGCCACTGAAGGTGAGAAGCGATGCTTTCGTGTGattcctgctgctgccggaaaacacaacaacaacccTCCTTCGGACTCTGCAAACGGCGTGCACTCGTACACAGGCTTCAacgtgcagctgcggagATGGAGAAGTAGTGGTCGGTACGTCGATGTAGATCACCTGTTGGTCTTCGCTAGTGCGCATGGCAGCGAGCCGAAGGGGATCCCGCGAGCACGTCCGTTATACGCACGTACACGAGCACATTCTACGCacaagccccccccccccacacaccaccaccaccactacaaGAGGTGTACTACAGCGGGGCGAACACCGAATAGCAtcgatagagagagagggggaggaaaaACGCCAAGGTAAAGAGGGCCCATCAGCACCAAACAAtacgagcacacacgcacatcacGAAGTGCGAGAGCGGAGCGAAACGGGAGTGGGGAGGAGCCACACCCACGGgaacgcgtgcacacacgtcgtcccacacacaaacacggaGAAAGGGAGCGGAAAGGCTTACGCAGTCTCCACCTGAGAAGAGGCAAGAGACACAGCAAggagagcagcgctgcgtgaggCGTACGAGCGAGATCGGgagtgagcagcagcagcaagcgctGTATCCTAGAGGTACGCAGAACAACAGAAGAAGacagcaacacacacacacacacacacaacatgcacacaagcatgTTGGTTCTTCTGTGAGTCGAAAGGGAGAAgagtggagggagggagggaggggggtacGTGCTCTGCAGCATGCGAGTGCATGTAACACAAAAAAGCGAATGATGAACGATTTGCGGGCGGCCGCACATGCGTAGACACGTCCACACAAAGAGGAGCCATAGGTGAACGTGACGGACCATAGAGGGCATGGCCCATCTCGCGCATCACGCTCACGAGGCGCGTAACTAGTGAGCGCGTAAAACCGCTGCCGTATCACGAGGGACTCTCGCCCTTATGCCGCTTCGTGAGCTCTCTCGCGTGAGATGATCAACTCATTCACGCGTGGGGATGGGTAGAGGACCAGAAGCGCACGCAAGCGTGCGGACGGGCATCAAGCGGGTGGGGtgcggcacacgcgaacCCGCTCCGCCAAAAGAAACCAGTTCTTCTGGGAGACAGACAACCGTAAACAACGACACCTCGGCTGTCATCAGACGGCATCACCACCAGGCCCAGTTCGCACACAGAAAGGGGCACACAGAAGGTTCCCGGACTCAtcaacgctgctgcgcactaAAAATACAAAGAcggacgccgcagccgcaagCAGCCCCTgaacaacgaaaaagcaAACACTGCGAAGATATAgaagggggaaagagaggacGCTCACTGTCCATAGGAGGAGTCCGTAATTCTCACCTCAGGGTTCCAACGCGAAGAGAGGTCGACGCATAAATGTCGCACACGTAACGTGTTGCGTAGAGCACGATACGACAGCGGCGTACCTCGCCTTCTTAGTGTTcggcgccccctccccgcctctccttttccttcatTCGGATGAAGAAAAGCTAAGAGTGCGTTGCGGCCGTCTGCTCGCATGGTCAGTGCGGGGACATCGAGACCCCTGAAAAAGAGATGCAGAACAGAGACAGAACTCAGCCTTgcgccgcgcacacatgcagatAGCGCAGTGAGAATGCCAACGACAAaaagtaaaaaaaaaaatatgcacacaaacacgcacacgtacacgtataagcatacgcatacacacactaCACACATACGTACAATCCTCGCGCGAGCacacgccaccaccaccacgcatGAAGCGAGGTAGCCGAGCCTCGAGCTGCAGATGGGAAGAGGACGGCaaacaagagaaaaaaaaacaacgaaaTGAAACAAGCACAGCCGACAGAGACACGGACGCGGACAGCGGGCAGATCATCACAAGACGCGCGGTGCACAACACAAAGCACCACTCAACGGCGATATTCGGCGAAccaagagaaggagaagaaagggggTGAGGCGACACCCCAACGCGCATCCACCACAAGGCTCGACAAGAGGCAAAAGACGGAGCCGTTGCGCGCACGGGAGATGGACACACAACAGAACGCACAAAAACGTTGAGGCGGAGTGAAAAACGCCACACCCACCaagagaaagcgagagatccacacacgcgtgcaacGACGCACATCGACACCGCCACCGATATGTGAACGCATAACGCACATATACCGAGGAAGCACCGATACCACAGGGAGAAACACGAGGCACCCGAGCACCAACAGATGGGTCAACCGATTATGTTCCTCCCAGAGTCATTAGAAGAATGAACAAGTCATCGAATCGGCGCACATGCAAGCACAGCTCATCGGTCTCTGTGGACCTGCGGCATGCATCCTGCTTGAGGGCGGAACCGGTGATGTCTGTCGCGCGGGTGATCAGGGGGTGGTCCAGGTGAACGCCGGATGAGCTCCGAGAGGAGGTTGGCCAGCCCCGGGCCACGGCACTCTGAGaccctgcacacacacacaccctcctgcctgtgtgccagGCCTCTCTTTCAGTCGCTTCAGGCAGCGGCATGCCGTAATACGGTGCGGAGACTCTCCACATGGGTGTCCGGAGGACTCGATGCAGTCATTCGGGGCGCTCGCGTCGTGCCCCCGGCACCTGTGCCTCCTCAGCCCACCCATTCGGATCGAGGAGGTGCCGCACATTTCGCGCACATGCAGTGGGGGGCTGACCGGCATAGATCTCTTCGCGCCCTGTTCGGATGCGAGACGCCATGCCGGCTGtgctcgacagcgccggcgcacagTACTCGCATTCTTGCATGCCGGGGCCTGTTCCAGTACGGCGCTGTTCTCTTGGCTAGGGAGGGGGCTCGCTGTCGTCATCTGCCGCTTCCGCCGATACCATGCAGGCGTGCCTCGATGGCTTGCCCGCATGCGCAGCGACAGACGAGACGTTGCTGTGAATCTGAGGCGGCACGGGGCACACTCCACCTTCCCCTGCATCCGCACGCCTTTGACAGGCGTGGGCGTGTCAAGCCGAGGGTATGCTGCATCGGAAGCGTCGCGGGGAGCAAGAATGACATAAAGAAAAACAGCAGAAGAGGACGCACAGCCAAACCTCCAGCCGCCACCGTTGATTTACATTGTATCGTCCAGTACGCCCACTCTCCGCCATACGACACATGTTCAGCCCCACGCCACCAccggccctgccacaggccccgtcgcgtggtgcgaagcagccgtcgGCACACGCGTTACGGCAAAcgccccgacgcagcgccCGCCGCGACCTGGCCGCTcacatcagcagcgaggaCTCGCTATGGCTTTCTCACATCGTGGATGAGGGACGCGGTCACCGCCAGTTGCGGCTCTGCACTCGCAGGGgtcgagggggaggggtgtgaGGAGACTGCCTGGCGTCATGGGACAGAGTCGGGGGCAACGGACCTTGAGACGGCGCTGAGGTGTCGCCTGCCATTGAGGCCCACCAGCATCATGACGCCAATAAAAGACAGCGACACTGACCTGCTTCGTTGATGAGGAAGTAGCAGACGCATCGCGTCAGcaacgaagagaaagaaCGCAGAAGAATGGGAAGAAAGAAAAGTGAGAGTAGGGGTTGCAGGCGGAGTTCCCTATACAGTAACGTTCAGAACCTCTACCCACCTCTCCACGCAGGCTGAGAAACGAAGTCGGTGTGGCATCAACGGTGGTAGGAATAGGGCGGCAGGAAGATGTGCACAAAAGCGGTGCCCGCGTGACATCAGTGCTgttgcccctcctcccatgACTTCCGTGAGCACATAAATGAACGATAAAAAATATCTCAAATTGTAGTCAacggaagaggagaggcgtTCCTAAGAGTGCCGCGCGAGCGAGGTGCTCTATAGAACCCAGAAAACGTCGTTGcgaggcacgcacgcagaatGAATGGGGGAAAAACGAAAAGTAAATGCGACAAGGAAGCGGTCAGATCGTGTAGCGCCGCTAGCACAACGCCTTTCTTCAGAAGGAGCTACTGGCTAGTAGTCGGATTCTTCGGATCGGGCGCAGGCGCCCGCGCGCCGCGCATAGTTTCCGTAGAACCGCTGTCGGAGGTCGCAGAGCATGACATGGAGCCCTTGCTTTCTACTATCATCTTCACTGCCTTGGGTACAGAGAGCATGGCATCGCTTATCCTCTCCGCAGTGCGGAGTGCACGTGCGTTAATGTCAGCGGAGCTCAATCGGCCTCCATGCCGACTAGGGCTGTTGCTGCATACACTACCGGCCCCATCGGAGCGCTGTAGGCGCATCATGGTTCGCCGTACACTGGCAATGATTTGTTCGTTGTCTCTACCGCTGTCCTCATCACGGCTGGATCGATGCAGCCCAGAACTGCTGGGACAGTGTGGCAGCCCCACATCAAAGCTGGGTCGTCGCTCCGAGAGGAGCCTGTCTTGCTCGCCCTTCCGGCGACGACTGACGCGACGAAGCCCGGATGAAACTGAGTCTTGCCAGGGTAGGCTAGCGGGGCACTGAGGTGCCCACAGGCCGCCGACTCCGCTTGTGTTCGCACTCGGTCTCAGAAGAATGCTCTTCGGTGATTGGGAGGCACGGGAGGTGGCAGTGAGCAGTGGAGCTGCCGGCGGCATCTCCCCGCTTCCGCCGTTGTCATAGAAGACACCGGATTGGTCATTGTTGTCACTGAAGCAGAAGTATGTCAGGTCATTGAAGAAGCCGTTGTTATGTGACGGACTCGAAGGTGGGCCCTCGACGGAAGGCCACGGAGAGGGCGTTTCGCGagacaccgacgccgctgtgGGCGCCGGACTGCAAAATTTTGCGTCCGTTTTCTTCTTTGGAGATCCACCATCTGCCCCGGCATTTTCTGCGATCAGCGAGCGTGGTACTCGTTGGCGGTTGCCCTGAGAGGTGGGGGTGCCCGTCGATGTCCCTGCGCCGTCTGAGGTCTCCTTCAGCCTATCCTGGTCTCCTTGGTGGCTCACTTCGTTCGATCCTGTCCCCTG
This Leishmania major strain Friedlin complete genome, chromosome 31 DNA region includes the following protein-coding sequences:
- a CDS encoding putative serine/threonine protein phosphatase pp1(5.9), with amino-acid sequence MIGLSKAEVIIGKLLLNPAHNTAALKRDANSPLSSFSRQSRLQAFQAETAAAVAAAAPKADSANRTGRTRGLSSSSISDPREFATGEMTEEEVVYLVMESRKLFMSQPMLIEIEAPVNVCGDVHGQYHDLLRLFELGGYPPDSNYIFLGDYVDRGEQSLETVCLLLAYKLNFPNNFFLLRGNHESSSINRIYGFFDECKRRYSVKLWKLFTDTFNCMPVAGLINGRILCMHGGLSPELHSLDQIRRILRPSDVPDSGLICDLLWSDPADDPIIGFGENDRGVSWTFGENVVENITQALDLDLICRAHQVAEEGYKFFAKRKLLTVFSAPNYCGEFNNYGAFLCVDENLMCSVKQLVPLFEVDDFE
- a CDS encoding 2-oxoglutarate dehydrogenase, e3 component,lipoamidedehydrogenase-like protein translates to MLCGRESSGRGENAHGGLRSLARTPLELTALFPFLPLSPNTQLVPPLLSDPLCLPSPSDSPRWGGSRASQFASDPYCYELPSSSCPPRCAVAPSLPFSPVSAAVKMLFRSSVQCNVPFPVLRSAGAFPRVDLCVIGGGPGGIAAAMRAIGYGKSVCIVEGGRVGGADLGGTVPSKMMYEIAHFAASLTGPEFVRDLVKPDEMQSIVDGIPSERITQLLRKTCTGKEREYRAFLEASGVQLIEGKATFANPNEIDVHTEGTGEYRSLQADNVVIATGAIPRSHAFAKCDHNRILNSTSLFEMPIPASMVVIGAGAMGCEVASMFAKLGRTKVRLVDKAPRILPKEDEDVASYVQRHLIRRGVVIHQGCRLFDLEAGEEDCRYSLRDIFSGDIETYHAERAMVAVGRQPNLGALGLENTKMRVENGQLDCDEYGRCKPYKHIYCIGDATGRQKTVNTAQTAGQAVVDTMFGCSPKLAVSNNALTNIATDMFLEDEVASIGLSEKQCRASGIGYIVARLEYKHLTRPIVMGAKDGFVKMIVTNDREKRVLGVRAVGPHAGSVVEVASLPILKNESVYTMLKHNPAYPSLVSGVIECAAMLVGRGARCSNVVEGISIKNWTPVDKA
- a CDS encoding acetoin dehydrogenase e3 component-like protein; protein product: MLRRTLYALTRPRDSAAASRDKAHFDVCVIGGGPAGIAAALRAADYNKRVCVVEKARLGGNDLWDGALQSKTMWECSAIMAKMRGDAAMRLYGESLDRYLEIDEVKMRQSMEQVSRIREEQIQAALKASPNVELVLGRATFSSNHEIQCHSKRTKEFRSITADYFIVATGSKPRKHPYVAADGRLVMTSDHIMRAPLPKSLVIVGAGVIGCEFASIIGRLGKTKVSIIDKAPHILPREDPDIVRMIESGMDRAGIVVHHNSDLYDMQPWEETVEEAKARHPADPAPQSGVQYTVMDRTTRKLTTFQVERALISIGRVPDYSRLGIENTTLKTRGSQLHVNEFGQCVGTPHIFAVGDAATHMQLVSMGEAQAKLAVDYIYGTEPKVVPNLTETMSSVAFLTRAVASVGYNESQCREKGIAYIAARYSYEVVSRAVAAANTKGFVKIICADDPERRILGVRALGMNASTLVDIGALAIQNGQGVFDLAGRLTAYPAVSQAFQECLRSILDLSAQLHADPARGVKLTKWTPPDMSRGVAYKGKATAPGESSPRQSGWVIH